The Campylobacter sp. CN_NE2 genome contains a region encoding:
- the maf gene encoding septum formation inhibitor Maf, with translation MIYLASSSPTRALILKNHGIKFEQICTKFDESGIDFSDPYTYAYKVANAKKEQFFKIYKDIDRVLFADSSVVVNNQIFGKASSDDEAYTMLKAQSDNFSSVVTAMIFVSKKINFVNSAITTYKFAKFSDDDLREYIAKKDYVGKAGAMTIEGFNKKYIISQSGLTSTAMGLSVEILKRYLW, from the coding sequence ATGATTTATCTAGCTTCATCTTCACCCACAAGAGCGCTTATTTTGAAAAATCACGGCATTAAATTTGAGCAAATTTGCACTAAATTTGATGAAAGTGGCATTGATTTTAGCGACCCTTATACCTATGCTTATAAAGTGGCAAATGCAAAAAAAGAGCAATTTTTTAAAATTTACAAAGATATTGACAGAGTGCTTTTTGCCGACAGCTCGGTCGTGGTAAATAACCAAATTTTTGGTAAAGCTAGTAGTGATGATGAGGCTTATACTATGCTAAAAGCACAAAGCGATAACTTTTCAAGCGTTGTTACGGCGATGATTTTTGTTTCAAAAAAGATAAATTTTGTAAATTCAGCTATTACAACATATAAATTTGCTAAATTTAGCGATGATGATTTGCGTGAATACATCGCAAAAAAAGATTATGTCGGCAAAGCAGGAGCTATGACGATAGAAGGTTTTAATAAAAAATATATCATCTCTCAAAGTGGTCTAACCAGCACTGCTATGGGACTAAGCGTTGAAATTTTAAAGAGGTATTTATGGTAA